One region of Yersinia bercovieri ATCC 43970 genomic DNA includes:
- the tssE gene encoding type VI secretion system baseplate subunit TssE has product MPQPSLYEMLFGNVAGELDLHQVSETNQVVLSVLDNMQRILNCRAGTLSHLPDYGLPDMSKILQGMPGTAHSLLTTLSDTLLKYEPRLKSLNVVLLPQSTPGHLEYGIDAELKELGLVHFGTAFMPEGRVLIRHLKQQHYLNTGESS; this is encoded by the coding sequence ATGCCCCAGCCTTCTCTCTATGAAATGCTGTTCGGCAACGTCGCGGGTGAGCTTGACCTTCATCAGGTGAGCGAAACCAATCAGGTCGTCCTGTCGGTGCTCGACAATATGCAGCGCATTCTTAACTGCCGCGCCGGTACGCTCAGCCATCTGCCGGATTACGGCCTGCCAGACATGAGCAAAATCTTGCAAGGGATGCCCGGCACCGCCCATTCACTGCTGACCACGCTCTCTGACACCTTGCTGAAATATGAGCCACGGTTGAAAAGTCTCAATGTGGTGCTGCTACCCCAATCCACCCCGGGGCATTTGGAATATGGCATTGACGCCGAGCTAAAAGAGTTGGGGCTGGTGCACTTTGGCACCGCGTTTATGCCGGAAGGGCGGGTGCTGATACGTCATCTTAAACAACAACATTATCTCAATACGGGTGAGTCATCTTAA
- a CDS encoding ImcF-related family protein: MGLIGMAFWWRWKQSIRQIAFKPKLLTKQEKEATNKTSSNSNLTSDIKTGLQKQYGRFWPRKVRILLLTGSAAEVEQLTPGLTSQYWQEDSGTVLLWGGDLGAQADSAWLSALRKLRRRPLDGVVWVTSALAQRTTLGQQESKTTLTVDMMDSVAQAFAARFELLGWRLPLYVWSLHADDGADRITQSVGCLLPAGCNAGELSTQLAGLVPSLIEQGTQQISSNTQHPFLLQLADQLARQPDSVAGPLATLLNPYRPSPLAGVIFSPASVNAKRSVKHHWGKDNRWDVVIDSLPSLPAGLAAKKLGFAWRKTLAMALAGIMVLWGAGMVMSFLVNRDTLNTSESQVKLAANVQQPLPARLQAQLDLQHTLDRLQYRQQQGAPWYSRFGLSQNDALLAALWPHYQASATPLLRDAAARHLEEQLSTMAQLPPDSPLRDTLVKPAYEQLKRYLMLARPEKMDAPWFSTTLLHDWPQRSGVPDSLWQGSGPALLDFYARNLSLHPAWRLKLDENLVSQVRTRLISQMGARNSESSLYQKMLAQVANQYADLRLSDMTGDTDAERIFTTDAVVPGMFTRKAWDDAVKPAIEKVASERREEMDWVLSDSKNTALQQDSPEALQARLKARYFADFSTSWLDFLNSLHWQQAQTLSDSIDQLTLMADVRQSPLVALMNTLSVQGKTGQTGEALSDSLVKSAKNLLNRDEQPAIDQQAGAQGPLDATFGPVLALMDGKAGGQGNTHLSLQTFLTRVTQVRLKLQQVVNAADPQAMTQTLAQTVFQGKAVDLTETRDYGSLVAASLGQEWSGFGQTVFVQPMEQAWQQVLTPAAQSLNAQWQASIVDDWNSTFGGRYPLKDTSSEVSLPLLARYLNSDSGRIARFLQTRLNGVLHKEGSHWVPDSINAQGLTFNPAFLKAVDQLSYLSDVVFADGEAGIRFELRPGTAKDVMQTDLVIDSQKLSYYNQLPVWKRFTWPHDTEAPGASLSWISTQAGTRQFADLPGAWGWIRLLDKAQVTPYQGVNSSFNLSWKAPDGRPLNYTLRTEAGEGPLALLKLRNFVLPTQIFSVDATGGAQKTDTATEEGY; encoded by the coding sequence ATGGGGCTTATTGGGATGGCATTTTGGTGGCGATGGAAACAAAGCATAAGGCAGATTGCTTTTAAACCAAAACTACTGACGAAACAAGAAAAGGAAGCAACGAATAAAACTTCGTCCAACAGCAATTTAACGTCTGATATTAAAACAGGCCTCCAGAAGCAATACGGCCGCTTCTGGCCCCGCAAAGTGCGCATTCTGTTACTCACCGGCAGTGCGGCGGAGGTTGAACAGCTCACCCCCGGCCTGACATCGCAATACTGGCAGGAAGACAGTGGCACCGTGCTGTTGTGGGGAGGCGATTTGGGGGCGCAGGCTGATAGCGCATGGCTGAGTGCTTTACGTAAATTACGCCGCCGTCCGCTGGATGGGGTGGTCTGGGTGACCTCAGCCCTGGCTCAACGCACGACACTTGGTCAGCAAGAATCTAAAACAACCCTCACCGTCGATATGATGGACAGCGTGGCACAAGCGTTCGCGGCACGTTTTGAGCTGCTCGGCTGGCGGCTGCCGCTGTATGTCTGGTCACTGCATGCCGATGACGGGGCCGATCGCATCACCCAATCCGTCGGCTGTTTACTGCCAGCGGGGTGTAACGCTGGCGAACTGAGTACACAGCTTGCCGGGTTGGTGCCGTCGCTGATTGAGCAGGGTACGCAACAGATTAGCAGCAACACCCAGCACCCATTTTTATTGCAACTGGCGGATCAGTTAGCGCGTCAGCCGGACTCTGTCGCCGGCCCGCTGGCGACGCTGCTGAATCCCTATCGACCTTCACCGTTGGCGGGGGTGATATTCAGCCCGGCGTCGGTCAATGCAAAACGCAGCGTGAAACACCACTGGGGCAAGGATAACCGCTGGGATGTGGTGATTGATTCACTGCCGTCATTGCCCGCAGGCTTAGCGGCGAAAAAGCTGGGGTTTGCCTGGCGTAAAACGCTGGCGATGGCGCTGGCGGGCATCATGGTGTTGTGGGGGGCGGGCATGGTGATGTCATTCCTGGTCAACCGCGACACCCTAAATACCAGTGAATCTCAGGTGAAACTGGCGGCTAACGTGCAGCAACCGTTGCCCGCCCGTCTTCAGGCGCAGTTGGATCTGCAACACACATTAGACCGATTGCAATATCGCCAACAGCAAGGTGCGCCTTGGTACAGCCGGTTTGGTCTGAGTCAGAATGATGCGTTGCTGGCCGCGCTCTGGCCACACTATCAGGCCAGCGCCACCCCGCTGCTGCGCGATGCTGCCGCTCGTCACCTTGAAGAGCAACTCAGCACCATGGCGCAGCTCCCCCCTGACTCTCCGTTGCGCGACACACTGGTAAAACCCGCTTATGAGCAGTTAAAACGCTATCTGATGCTGGCGCGTCCGGAGAAAATGGATGCGCCATGGTTTAGCACCACGCTGCTTCATGACTGGCCACAGCGCAGTGGTGTGCCGGACAGCCTCTGGCAGGGCAGCGGTCCCGCTCTACTGGATTTTTATGCCCGTAATCTTTCCCTGCACCCGGCCTGGCGTCTGAAACTGGATGAAAACCTGGTCAGTCAGGTACGTACCCGGTTGATCAGTCAGATGGGTGCCCGTAACAGTGAATCTTCGCTCTATCAGAAGATGCTGGCTCAGGTGGCGAATCAGTATGCTGATCTGCGCCTGTCTGATATGACCGGTGATACCGATGCTGAACGGATTTTTACCACCGATGCCGTGGTGCCGGGCATGTTCACCCGTAAAGCCTGGGATGACGCAGTAAAACCGGCGATTGAAAAAGTGGCCAGTGAGCGTCGGGAAGAGATGGACTGGGTACTGAGTGACAGTAAAAATACCGCATTACAGCAGGATTCTCCCGAAGCCCTGCAGGCGCGGTTGAAAGCGCGCTATTTCGCTGATTTCTCTACCAGTTGGTTGGATTTTCTCAACAGTCTGCACTGGCAGCAAGCACAGACGTTATCGGACTCCATCGACCAACTCACCCTGATGGCAGACGTGCGTCAGTCCCCCCTGGTGGCGCTAATGAACACCCTGAGCGTACAGGGGAAAACCGGGCAAACCGGTGAGGCGTTGTCTGATTCGCTGGTCAAATCGGCCAAAAATCTGTTAAACCGCGATGAGCAGCCCGCTATTGATCAGCAAGCGGGTGCACAGGGGCCGCTGGATGCCACTTTTGGTCCGGTACTGGCGCTGATGGACGGCAAGGCCGGCGGACAGGGCAATACCCACCTCAGTCTGCAAACCTTCCTGACCCGTGTTACCCAAGTACGCCTTAAACTTCAGCAGGTGGTGAATGCTGCCGATCCTCAAGCCATGACCCAGACTCTGGCGCAGACGGTATTTCAGGGCAAAGCGGTCGATCTGACCGAAACCCGTGATTATGGCAGTCTGGTTGCCGCCAGCCTCGGTCAGGAGTGGAGTGGATTTGGCCAGACGGTATTTGTCCAGCCAATGGAACAGGCGTGGCAGCAGGTATTAACCCCTGCCGCTCAGAGCCTGAATGCCCAGTGGCAGGCATCTATCGTCGATGACTGGAACAGTACCTTCGGCGGGCGTTATCCGTTAAAAGATACCAGCAGTGAAGTGTCACTCCCGCTGCTGGCACGTTATCTCAACAGCGACAGTGGCCGTATCGCCCGTTTTCTGCAAACCCGGCTGAACGGCGTGCTGCACAAAGAGGGCAGCCATTGGGTGCCGGACAGCATTAATGCTCAGGGGCTGACATTTAACCCTGCATTCCTGAAAGCGGTGGACCAACTGAGTTATTTGTCTGACGTGGTGTTTGCCGACGGTGAAGCGGGCATACGCTTTGAACTGCGCCCCGGTACCGCGAAAGACGTGATGCAGACTGATCTGGTGATCGACAGCCAGAAGCTCAGCTATTACAACCAGTTGCCAGTGTGGAAACGTTTCACCTGGCCCCATGATACCGAAGCACCGGGTGCTAGCCTGAGTTGGATAAGCACCCAGGCCGGTACCCGACAGTTTGCCGATCTCCCCGGGGCCTGGGGGTGGATCCGTTTACTGGATAAGGCGCAGGTCACCCCGTATCAGGGTGTCAACAGCAGTTTTAATCTTAGCTGGAAAGCGCCTGATGGCAGGCCGCTGAACTACACCTTACGCACTGAAGCTGGAGAAGGCCCGCTGGCGTTACTGAAACTGCGTAACTTCGTCTTACCGACGCAAATATTCAGTGTGGATGCCACCGGTGGCGCTCAGAAAACGGATACCGCAACAGAAGAGGGATACTGA
- the tssG gene encoding type VI secretion system baseplate subunit TssG, with the protein MYPMERKSQSASARLIEQLWDKLPYTQFYRFCQLLEQSQPDAPPLGSHWQVRHDPVRFRPHPGMGFPASEFKRVEIPAHPHLPPTIRTTFMGLYGVESPLPTAYIDDITQRREGHEAVSDFLDIFNHRLITQYYRVWRKYSYPASFSPGGTDKTSRYLLSLCGLGIEGCAQNIATPVSRFLALTGMMRLPTRTSEGIIALVQLLAPETDAHVIAHDRCRIPLRNPLALSARHPASMSNSPVMGSHAVDVNSQVLLRLKTDNPDEAREWLPGGQLHTDLMALLQVYLGSRLHVRLQLTVLRALLPDAQLSCQPKSTGILLGRTAVMRTQRVASTTPTDTEMITINLGRYQRVQENLHRRDTDEYGDYRW; encoded by the coding sequence ATGTATCCGATGGAAAGAAAATCACAATCAGCGTCTGCCCGGCTAATCGAACAACTGTGGGATAAACTGCCGTATACCCAGTTTTATCGCTTCTGTCAGTTACTGGAGCAAAGCCAGCCGGATGCCCCGCCATTGGGTAGTCACTGGCAGGTCAGGCACGATCCGGTGCGTTTTCGTCCCCATCCGGGCATGGGGTTTCCGGCCAGTGAATTTAAACGGGTGGAAATACCCGCGCATCCACACCTGCCACCGACCATCCGCACCACCTTTATGGGACTGTATGGCGTGGAGTCGCCACTGCCTACTGCGTATATCGACGATATTACCCAGCGCCGCGAAGGGCATGAGGCGGTCAGCGACTTTCTGGACATTTTCAATCACCGACTGATCACGCAGTACTACCGCGTTTGGCGCAAGTACTCTTATCCGGCCAGTTTTTCACCCGGCGGCACCGATAAAACCTCTCGGTATCTGCTGAGCCTCTGTGGTCTGGGTATTGAGGGATGTGCACAGAATATCGCCACGCCGGTGTCTCGTTTTCTGGCACTGACTGGCATGATGCGCCTACCCACGCGCACCAGTGAAGGCATTATTGCGCTGGTTCAGTTGCTGGCACCGGAAACAGATGCCCACGTGATAGCGCATGACCGCTGCCGTATCCCCTTGCGCAATCCACTGGCCCTGAGCGCACGTCACCCCGCCAGCATGAGTAACAGCCCGGTAATGGGCAGTCACGCGGTGGATGTTAACAGTCAGGTATTGCTGAGATTGAAGACCGATAATCCCGATGAAGCCCGCGAGTGGCTACCCGGCGGGCAATTGCACACGGATTTAATGGCGTTATTGCAGGTGTATCTGGGGTCGCGGCTGCATGTGCGTTTACAACTGACGGTGTTACGCGCACTACTGCCTGACGCACAGCTCTCCTGCCAGCCGAAAAGCACCGGGATTCTGTTAGGCAGAACCGCCGTAATGCGGACACAGCGCGTCGCGTCAACCACACCCACCGACACTGAAATGATCACAATTAATCTGGGCCGCTATCAGCGTGTTCAGGAAAATCTTCACCGAAGGGACACCGATGAATATGGCGATTACCGCTGGTAA
- a CDS encoding VasL domain-containing protein produces MISNTERTVKTGGDPRHFAEFSALRDEIGKLHHPARPDVDWARVEQLCLALFRQNGVELQTTVDFTLARTHIAGLAGLCEGLELLAGLLSHQWSALWPPQTHARVALLAWLSDRLQQVWRTMTLCYGDLALVYRAERALEQLCTQLQTLELKHLSKLDGVRLMLHNAALRLESAEASSDTPVRLRVPARHLGITESPVQPTFSSAAVSEPLVYIVNEPAPPSVQVALSAPPPRWKAGHGFVAGLSLMAVLMVGSFVIWQSLSSPQLEEVLLARAATLPVPLTTKSMDELKNQASDIEWARLAEPVLQASAAQLDQLAQLPPLWAQQQGDALLAQAQQLWPANPEVKRLSTVWQQQRESGAAPLVELKHYALAQDRLRQLAERLNSLDEKKRGYMTVSELKSAVYAIQQPLAKTLPLEELLRQYQEQLASGQTPPSALRQQIDSRFTQLLNRYALLASSSNAQ; encoded by the coding sequence ATGATATCGAATACTGAGCGGACGGTTAAAACCGGCGGCGACCCGCGCCATTTTGCTGAATTTAGTGCCTTACGTGACGAAATCGGCAAATTACATCATCCTGCTCGCCCGGATGTTGATTGGGCGCGGGTCGAGCAGCTTTGTTTAGCGCTGTTTCGCCAGAACGGGGTTGAGTTGCAGACCACGGTAGATTTTACCCTGGCGCGGACTCACATCGCAGGACTGGCTGGGTTGTGTGAGGGGCTGGAGTTGCTGGCGGGCTTGCTGTCTCATCAATGGAGCGCATTGTGGCCACCGCAAACTCATGCCCGAGTGGCGTTACTGGCCTGGTTGAGTGACAGATTACAGCAAGTCTGGCGCACCATGACACTGTGCTATGGCGACCTGGCGCTGGTGTATAGGGCTGAACGTGCACTGGAGCAGCTATGTACTCAACTGCAAACTTTAGAACTCAAGCATCTGAGTAAATTGGATGGTGTTCGCCTGATGTTACATAACGCCGCACTGCGTCTGGAAAGTGCCGAGGCGAGTTCTGATACGCCAGTCCGGTTGAGGGTTCCGGCACGGCACCTCGGTATCACTGAATCACCAGTGCAACCCACATTTTCGTCTGCTGCAGTCAGTGAGCCACTGGTCTATATTGTTAACGAACCGGCGCCGCCGAGTGTTCAGGTGGCATTGTCCGCTCCGCCGCCGCGTTGGAAAGCGGGTCACGGTTTTGTTGCCGGGTTATCACTGATGGCGGTGTTAATGGTGGGCAGTTTTGTTATCTGGCAGTCATTGTCATCCCCTCAGCTGGAAGAGGTATTGTTAGCTCGCGCTGCGACTTTACCTGTGCCGTTAACAACTAAGTCAATGGATGAACTGAAGAATCAGGCCTCAGATATCGAGTGGGCGCGTCTGGCAGAACCGGTGTTGCAAGCCAGTGCGGCGCAGTTGGATCAACTGGCACAGTTACCGCCGTTATGGGCGCAACAGCAGGGTGATGCACTGTTAGCGCAGGCGCAACAGCTGTGGCCCGCTAATCCAGAGGTCAAACGGTTGAGTACGGTGTGGCAACAGCAACGAGAGAGTGGGGCTGCCCCATTGGTGGAGCTGAAACATTACGCGCTGGCGCAAGACCGCTTGCGGCAGTTGGCTGAGCGCTTGAACAGTCTGGATGAGAAAAAACGGGGATATATGACGGTCTCTGAACTGAAATCTGCCGTCTACGCTATCCAGCAGCCGCTGGCAAAAACCTTACCGCTGGAAGAGTTGCTGCGGCAGTATCAGGAGCAGTTAGCGTCAGGGCAAACCCCGCCTTCGGCACTGCGCCAACAGATAGACAGCCGATTTACCCAACTGCTGAACCGGTACGCGCTGCTGGCCTCATCCTCTAACGCTCAGTAA
- the tssF gene encoding type VI secretion system baseplate subunit TssF → MKDLTLRYYDAEMRYLRDAAKEFAQTHPDRAAMLDLDKPGTPDPYVERLFEGFAFSMGRLREKIDDDLPEFTEGLVSMLWPHYLRTIPSLSVVALTPDVPAMKMAEIVPEGMEIYSRPIGPKNTVCQYRTTRDMVLNPLAVSTVVMATEPDGRSVLRLRLACSPQADWLQVDLRRLCFYLAGEAAVSSALHLALTRRQAALYLRLPNQVDRIKLDGWFSPGGFADQDLLWPKGDSAFSGYQLLLEYFTFREKFMFVHLNGLETVTLPAGIAWFDIEVVFDCQWQSDLPVRDDALNLHCVPVINLFSLEADPLTINGLESEYMLRPRRLQDGHTEIYSIDAVTGSQRTSDATYVPFTSFRHRGGMQRRHAPERYYHTRVKRGVTGLHDTWLILGGQQWEADRLFTREAVSLKITGTNGQLPRKALQSTLLDRCEAVLQTPLKVRNLCKPTLPSYPPAEDHFQWRVLSHLGSSYLNLMSSAQVLRGTLELYNWQGDELNNRRLDAIQQVQHHQTQRFEKGFLLRGIDIEVTLDGNGFTGEGDIHLFGEMLNRFFALYADIHLFNQLTLIVQPAGKCIRWKENHNQRLPG, encoded by the coding sequence ATGAAAGACCTTACCCTGCGTTATTACGACGCCGAAATGCGCTATCTGCGCGATGCAGCTAAAGAGTTTGCCCAAACTCACCCTGACCGGGCAGCGATGTTAGACCTGGATAAACCCGGTACGCCTGACCCTTACGTCGAACGCCTGTTTGAAGGCTTTGCCTTCTCCATGGGGCGATTGCGCGAAAAAATTGATGACGACTTGCCGGAGTTTACCGAAGGGCTGGTGAGCATGCTGTGGCCGCACTATCTACGCACTATTCCCTCGCTGTCGGTGGTGGCGCTGACCCCGGATGTTCCAGCGATGAAAATGGCTGAAATCGTGCCCGAAGGCATGGAAATCTATTCCCGCCCCATTGGGCCGAAGAATACCGTCTGCCAGTACCGAACTACACGCGATATGGTACTCAACCCGCTCGCCGTCTCAACCGTGGTGATGGCGACCGAACCAGACGGCCGTTCGGTGCTGCGTCTGCGACTGGCATGCAGCCCACAAGCTGACTGGTTGCAGGTGGACTTACGTCGCTTGTGTTTTTATCTGGCGGGAGAGGCGGCGGTCAGCAGTGCGTTACATCTGGCCCTGACCCGGCGTCAGGCCGCGCTCTATTTGCGTCTACCCAATCAGGTTGATCGAATAAAACTGGATGGTTGGTTTTCGCCCGGTGGCTTTGCAGACCAAGATTTGCTGTGGCCCAAAGGCGACAGCGCATTCAGCGGTTATCAGCTATTACTGGAATATTTCACTTTCCGCGAGAAGTTTATGTTCGTGCATCTGAACGGGCTGGAAACCGTGACGCTGCCAGCGGGTATTGCCTGGTTTGATATCGAAGTGGTGTTTGATTGTCAGTGGCAAAGTGATCTGCCGGTCAGGGATGACGCGCTTAACCTGCATTGTGTACCGGTGATTAACCTGTTCTCGCTGGAAGCTGACCCGTTAACCATCAATGGGCTGGAAAGTGAGTATATGCTGCGCCCGCGCCGCTTGCAGGATGGGCACACCGAAATTTACTCCATCGACGCTGTGACCGGTTCGCAACGGACATCCGATGCCACCTATGTTCCTTTTACCAGTTTTCGCCATCGTGGCGGAATGCAGCGACGTCATGCGCCGGAACGCTATTACCATACCCGCGTAAAACGAGGGGTGACCGGGCTGCATGATACCTGGTTGATCCTCGGCGGCCAGCAATGGGAAGCGGACCGATTGTTTACCCGCGAGGCGGTGTCACTGAAAATTACCGGTACCAATGGTCAGCTCCCGCGCAAAGCGTTACAGAGCACGTTGTTGGACCGCTGCGAAGCAGTGTTACAGACGCCGCTGAAAGTACGCAATCTCTGCAAGCCTACGTTACCCTCTTATCCCCCGGCGGAAGACCACTTCCAGTGGCGGGTACTGAGCCATCTGGGTTCAAGTTACCTCAACCTGATGAGCAGCGCACAGGTGCTACGCGGGACGCTGGAGCTGTACAACTGGCAAGGGGATGAACTGAATAATCGCCGTCTTGATGCCATTCAACAGGTGCAGCACCACCAGACGCAGCGTTTTGAAAAGGGCTTTCTGTTACGGGGTATCGACATTGAAGTGACACTGGATGGCAACGGCTTTACCGGCGAAGGCGACATTCATCTGTTTGGCGAGATGCTCAACCGTTTCTTTGCCCTTTACGCTGACATCCACTTGTTCAATCAGCTCACTCTTATCGTTCAGCCTGCCGGGAAATGTATCCGATGGAAAGAAAATCACAATCAGCGTCTGCCCGGCTAA
- the tssJ gene encoding type VI secretion system lipoprotein TssJ, with protein MAITAGKTRFALLMLVMISTLSGCGLTQKVSDGTVAVTKSIFYKQVKTLHLDIQARDAVNNNATGAPLATVVRIYQLQDRKTFDGTDYPSLFAEDSQAIKADLLAEKDIRIRPGAAVSIDMPLDEKAQYVAVAGMFLAPDIANNTWRVVLSRDDLDPDKARQIELNNHGMTLLPLKDK; from the coding sequence ATGGCGATTACCGCTGGTAAAACACGTTTTGCATTACTGATGCTGGTCATGATATCCACCCTGAGCGGATGTGGACTGACCCAGAAAGTGAGTGACGGCACTGTCGCCGTAACAAAATCCATTTTTTATAAGCAGGTGAAAACCCTGCATCTGGATATACAGGCGCGGGATGCGGTAAACAACAACGCGACCGGTGCCCCACTGGCCACGGTGGTGCGCATCTATCAGCTACAGGATCGCAAAACATTTGACGGTACCGATTATCCCTCATTATTTGCCGAGGACAGCCAGGCCATCAAAGCCGATTTACTTGCTGAAAAAGATATCCGTATTCGCCCGGGTGCTGCGGTGTCCATTGATATGCCGCTGGACGAAAAAGCGCAGTATGTGGCAGTCGCGGGTATGTTTCTGGCACCTGATATCGCTAACAACACCTGGCGGGTGGTGTTGAGCCGTGACGACCTCGACCCCGATAAGGCCCGTCAGATTGAACTGAATAATCATGGCATGACGCTGTTACCCCTGAAGGATAAGTAA
- the tssA gene encoding type VI secretion system protein TssA, which yields MATLHSLLSACHAEPQALSQQVQQQISLWEKWLVPIAPDSPVGEDPGYDDDFQQMREEVNKLSGADTGLVCALAEKLLTGACKDVRVATYYIWARLHIDGESGLADGLALLAGLVQRFGDALHPQRGNSRKLALEWLAGSRVLDSLSLYPEVTKADFERIVGALVLTEESVGGWDASIRPQFASLYAALENRLMQSGGPDAVIPQNSSLPRHSVPDAPALKAVSSGRDLLDQAKLLAVFLRDQPNGWLSGHHLMKSIRLDTLHELPPLATDGCTRLAPPKPENRALLKRLYLQQSWLELLEQADILFAQGVNHLWLDLQWYTHQALTKTGGLHERWADIIQQDLNGLLTRLPGLEALAFNDGTPFADAVTQNWITQQVMAAESWGSEPAASASTAGDDDILQLEPEALAQADSEGVEAALNWLQNRPGARTPRHQWLIRLLMARVAEQYGKNDMALHLLGELEGNATLMTLTQWEPELLFEVKARRLKLLRMKASRTESDKSRLHGEMENLLAGLVALDPARAAVLCG from the coding sequence ATGGCTACGTTGCACAGCTTACTCAGCGCCTGCCATGCCGAACCGCAGGCGCTTTCGCAGCAGGTCCAGCAGCAGATTTCGCTCTGGGAAAAATGGCTGGTCCCCATTGCCCCGGATTCACCGGTGGGTGAGGACCCCGGTTATGACGATGATTTCCAGCAGATGCGTGAAGAGGTCAACAAACTGTCCGGCGCAGATACTGGTTTGGTCTGTGCACTGGCGGAGAAGCTGCTGACCGGTGCGTGCAAAGATGTGCGCGTCGCGACCTATTATATCTGGGCGCGACTGCACATCGATGGCGAAAGCGGGCTGGCGGATGGCCTGGCTCTGCTGGCCGGGTTGGTCCAACGTTTTGGTGATGCACTGCATCCACAACGTGGCAACAGCCGCAAACTGGCACTGGAATGGTTGGCGGGTAGCCGGGTGCTGGATAGCCTGTCACTGTACCCGGAAGTCACAAAAGCTGACTTTGAACGCATTGTGGGCGCGTTGGTGTTAACCGAGGAAAGTGTTGGCGGCTGGGATGCGTCCATCCGCCCTCAGTTCGCTAGCCTGTATGCGGCATTAGAAAACCGGCTAATGCAGTCCGGCGGCCCTGATGCCGTTATCCCACAAAACAGCAGTCTCCCTCGCCACTCTGTGCCTGATGCTCCTGCGTTGAAAGCCGTCAGCTCCGGGCGTGATTTGCTCGATCAGGCAAAACTGCTGGCGGTTTTTTTGCGCGACCAGCCGAACGGCTGGCTGTCGGGGCATCATCTGATGAAAAGCATTCGTCTGGACACCCTGCATGAACTGCCGCCGCTGGCAACTGACGGATGTACCCGTCTGGCCCCACCCAAACCGGAGAACCGCGCCCTGCTGAAACGTCTTTATCTGCAACAAAGCTGGCTGGAATTGTTGGAACAAGCCGACATCCTATTTGCTCAGGGCGTTAATCACCTGTGGCTGGATCTCCAGTGGTATACCCATCAGGCATTGACCAAAACAGGCGGGCTGCATGAGCGCTGGGCTGACATCATTCAGCAAGATTTAAATGGCCTGCTGACCCGCCTGCCGGGGCTTGAAGCACTGGCGTTTAATGACGGCACCCCGTTCGCCGACGCAGTGACGCAAAACTGGATAACCCAGCAGGTGATGGCAGCAGAAAGTTGGGGCAGTGAACCGGCAGCCTCCGCCAGTACGGCCGGGGATGACGATATTTTGCAACTGGAGCCGGAAGCGCTGGCGCAAGCCGACAGCGAAGGCGTGGAAGCGGCACTGAACTGGCTGCAAAACCGCCCGGGTGCCCGCACGCCACGCCATCAGTGGCTGATCCGCCTGCTGATGGCGCGGGTCGCCGAGCAGTACGGAAAAAACGACATGGCATTGCATTTGCTGGGTGAGCTGGAGGGGAACGCGACCTTGATGACGCTCACCCAATGGGAGCCGGAATTACTGTTTGAAGTGAAAGCCCGTCGCCTGAAATTGCTGCGCATGAAAGCCAGCCGAACCGAGTCGGACAAATCACGCTTGCATGGCGAGATGGAAAACCTGCTCGCCGGATTAGTGGCCCTCGACCCGGCACGGGCTGCGGTGCTGTGTGGTTAA
- a CDS encoding PAAR domain-containing protein yields the protein MPGIVCLGDATTHGGKVITASSTMFINGVQVALVGDLVSCPIQGHGNNKIIEGSPTEMEEGVSVVVSNCLCACGCRVISSHPENSIES from the coding sequence ATGCCAGGAATAGTTTGCTTAGGTGATGCTACTACGCATGGGGGAAAGGTGATCACAGCGTCATCTACCATGTTTATTAATGGAGTGCAGGTTGCATTAGTCGGTGATTTAGTTTCTTGTCCCATACAAGGGCATGGAAATAATAAAATTATTGAAGGTTCACCCACTGAGATGGAAGAGGGGGTTTCTGTTGTTGTGAGTAACTGTCTGTGTGCCTGTGGTTGTCGAGTTATTAGTTCTCATCCCGAAAACAGCATTGAGTCATAA